AGCGCATGACCCGCAGGGAGCCGACTGACCAGTTCGGCCGGCAGCCGCACCACAGGTGCCTGGGCATAGCCGAGAACACCCAGTACGTCGCGATTCGCCAGCTGGTACCGCCGCCCTAGATCACTCACGAACGACAACGCCCCGGACCCGGCCGGCTGTGCGGGCGCTGCCATCGACTCGACAACGGCCCCGTGACCCGGCGGTACGACGACCACGTCAGCCAACGCCAGTCCGCCCTGACCACGTCCCGCCGTCACACCAGCGTCCCCGGCTGACGGCAGCTCGTCAGCAAGCGTGAACCGTGGCCGGAACTCACCATTGGAGAACACAGCACACACAGACACCTCGGACGACTCCGGTCGCGCAAAGGTCGGCCTAGTCGGCGGTAGCGCGGAGTCGGAGGTCGCCGTACCCACACCACCGGACACCTGGGCCACCACAGCCGGATCCAGCCGAACCGCCTCCGGCACAGCTCCCGGGTAGGCCTTGCGAGTAGCAGGAGCCGTGCGCTGTACGTCGTACTGCAGCGAACTGATCGCCACCAAACGGTCCCGCTGCAACAGGTAGTACTGCCCCTGCCCGGTCGAGGTCTGTACGACGTACAACGTGCCGACTCGACCTGGTCGGAGCAGCGCGGACGGTGTGCCCGCACCGGGCACGGAGATCGGGCCGAGCGGGGGACCCGACGGGATGAGGTCCAGCCAGACAGAGGGCACCTGCAGCCACGCCTCGTCGTTCAGCGCGAGCGCTGCTGCCACTGTCGCCTGCTGCTGGATCAGGTGCCGGTAACCGCGCCAGATCAGATACCTGCGCCCGTCAGGTCCAACAGCCAGCAAGGACTCCGCTGCCGCACCGGACTGCTCGGTCCCCACGAGAAGAACCGACTGCACGGCAGGACTGCCCGACGAATCGACCATCGGCTTCGCACACATCGACCACCCGCTCCCTAGCAGCCGTCCCTTGGCAGGCAAGGAGTCTGGTGCGTCCGGGATCCCCACCCGCTGACCACGCGGTACACCGAGCAACGACTTCGCCGACACCATCAACGGGGCGCTGTACTTGTTCGCGAGCAGCAACGCCGACACGTAGTTCGCGGCCGGATAGAGCACTCCGTCGCGGTACACGTACCGCGTGCCGGTCTCCTTCTCCACGATGACGCGGTCACCGGACTTCCACGACGTCTTCCCACCCGGCGACAGCTGCCCGTACACACCGCACCCGACCAGCACGAGGACAGCGAGCCCCATACCGACCAGCATCGCCACGACACCGCGACGGAACGGCGGGTACTCCGGATCGGTCTCGCGCAACACCAACGCATGTGTCATCCGCTGCTTGACGAACTGGTGCGACTGCAGCTGATCCCGCTTCGAGGCCATCGGTCACCCACCCAGCCCACGCACGTACCCGTACAGCCCAAGGACCCACAGCAGGATCGGCACGACCAGCAACACCAGTACGACCTCGGCCAGTTCGGCGTACCGGGCCAGGTACGCGCCTGGCTTGTTCCGCGCGTACCAGAGTCCGAGGAACGCAGCCACCGCGGCGAACACCAGCAAGCCGTACGGCGACTGCACGAGCAGACAGCCGAGTCCAGCAAGGCCTGCGACGATCAGACTCAGCCGATGCGCCACGACTGGCAGCAGCCGTGATCGCAGCAAACAGATGCCGACGATCAGCACCACCAGCACGCGTCCAGGCGTCGACGTCGACCGCGCTAGTACGTACAAGCAACTGGCGAGTCCAGCAGCGAGTCCAGCGAGGATGCCCGTATAGAGAGCGGCAGAACGCAGCACTGCGGCGTGCAGCAGGCGGCGAGGCGGCTGGGGCGCGTCAGCCAACAGGTCCGCGGTAGTGCTAGGTAGAACAGGTTTCGGCAGCCGCCCGATCCGCATGGCCAGTGGTGCTGCCACTGGTATCAATGCGACCGCAACGGCGCCGACAACAGCAGCTGACCGCGTACCGTCCAGCGCACCGCCCAGCCACCCAGCCACGAGTGCGAGCGCTCCTCCGGTCACTGCAGCGACGAACACCGCAGTATGGCGAGCGATCCCGACGTACCCGAGCAACCCGAACAGGAGCAGCGCCGCACCACCCGCGGTCAACTGTGGTGCGCCGAACTCCGGCAACTGGATCGTCAGCACCCCGCCCGCGAGCGCGAACACCAGCGAAACCGCACCGATCATCGCAGCGCCTGCCGCGTCGCCGACAGCGCGTGAAAGTACGACGCCGATCGCCATCAACCCGCCGGCGACCGCGAGGGCGAAGTACGCGGTGGGCTGCTGCACAAGGGCGGTCAGCAGTGCAGCCGTTCCGGCGAGGAGACCGCACCAGCGACTTGCACCGGGCGTCCACGCACGACCGCCGGACCGTGCATCGGTGGCGATCGCGTCCACCAAGTCGTCGTACTCCAGCTCCGGCCAGTGCTGGTGTGCCGGTGCGAGATGGAG
This Kribbella sp. NBC_00482 DNA region includes the following protein-coding sequences:
- the eccB gene encoding type VII secretion protein EccB, whose translation is MASKRDQLQSHQFVKQRMTHALVLRETDPEYPPFRRGVVAMLVGMGLAVLVLVGCGVYGQLSPGGKTSWKSGDRVIVEKETGTRYVYRDGVLYPAANYVSALLLANKYSAPLMVSAKSLLGVPRGQRVGIPDAPDSLPAKGRLLGSGWSMCAKPMVDSSGSPAVQSVLLVGTEQSGAAAESLLAVGPDGRRYLIWRGYRHLIQQQATVAAALALNDEAWLQVPSVWLDLIPSGPPLGPISVPGAGTPSALLRPGRVGTLYVVQTSTGQGQYYLLQRDRLVAISSLQYDVQRTAPATRKAYPGAVPEAVRLDPAVVAQVSGGVGTATSDSALPPTRPTFARPESSEVSVCAVFSNGEFRPRFTLADELPSAGDAGVTAGRGQGGLALADVVVVPPGHGAVVESMAAPAQPAGSGALSFVSDLGRRYQLANRDVLGVLGYAQAPVVRLPAELVSRLPAGHALDPSTATYPVGP
- the eccD gene encoding type VII secretion integral membrane protein EccD → MSIRGLVKVTIDAPERRIDLALPERSTVAEVLPGILRHAGDDLADFGALQGGWVLRRPDGEALETHRDLAGQGVRDGEILHLAPAHQHWPELEYDDLVDAIATDARSGGRAWTPGASRWCGLLAGTAALLTALVQQPTAYFALAVAGGLMAIGVVLSRAVGDAAGAAMIGAVSLVFALAGGVLTIQLPEFGAPQLTAGGAALLLFGLLGYVGIARHTAVFVAAVTGGALALVAGWLGGALDGTRSAAVVGAVAVALIPVAAPLAMRIGRLPKPVLPSTTADLLADAPQPPRRLLHAAVLRSAALYTGILAGLAAGLASCLYVLARSTSTPGRVLVVLIVGICLLRSRLLPVVAHRLSLIVAGLAGLGCLLVQSPYGLLVFAAVAAFLGLWYARNKPGAYLARYAELAEVVLVLLVVPILLWVLGLYGYVRGLGG